In Ignavibacteria bacterium, a single genomic region encodes these proteins:
- the pyrB gene encoding aspartate carbamoyltransferase — MTKAQKKFDALKSLSWEEFYKLKLDKKLIFFEKDGRIFDCLFAQQLTPELLNDLFEIANKVRKISKSEEGLDYMRTLLSHKRAMLYFVQPSTRTFISFQSACYILGLQVSEIRSTSTSSEVKGETPEDTIRTFSSYADLIIMRHFEEGMAEKSAWMLNKTKRPISIINGGSGKDQHPTQALLDMYTLHQSFLDKGGINGKTIVMVGDLKRGRTVRSLTYLLKHYKGVKIVFVSPEYLRIGNDIKQFLKKQKMYFRETSDLVKVLPEADAVYMTRIQDEYDVSGESQDIDFSKFHLEKKHLKLMKKTAIIMHPLPRRQEIDVAIDDDPRAKYWRQERNGMWVRTALIAYIMGIKDKILNI; from the coding sequence ATGACAAAAGCACAAAAAAAGTTTGATGCACTAAAAAGTCTTTCATGGGAAGAATTTTATAAATTAAAGCTGGATAAAAAGCTGATTTTCTTTGAGAAAGACGGCAGAATTTTCGACTGCCTATTCGCTCAGCAGCTCACACCTGAACTTTTAAACGATTTGTTTGAAATTGCAAATAAAGTTAGAAAGATTTCCAAATCGGAAGAGGGTCTTGATTACATGAGGACACTACTCTCGCATAAAAGGGCAATGCTTTATTTCGTACAACCTTCGACAAGAACTTTCATTTCATTCCAGAGCGCCTGTTACATTCTTGGTTTACAGGTTAGTGAAATACGTTCTACTTCTACATCATCTGAAGTGAAAGGTGAAACTCCTGAAGATACTATACGGACTTTCAGTTCATACGCAGATTTAATTATAATGAGACACTTTGAGGAAGGTATGGCCGAGAAATCAGCATGGATGCTGAACAAGACGAAAAGACCAATAAGCATAATAAACGGAGGTTCGGGTAAGGACCAGCATCCTACACAGGCTCTTCTTGACATGTACACGCTGCATCAGTCATTCCTAGACAAAGGCGGTATAAATGGAAAAACGATTGTTATGGTCGGAGATTTAAAGAGAGGCAGAACAGTACGTTCTCTTACATATCTCCTTAAACATTACAAAGGAGTCAAAATTGTTTTCGTTTCTCCCGAGTACCTCAGAATAGGCAATGATATAAAGCAATTCTTAAAGAAACAAAAGATGTATTTCAGAGAAACATCGGACCTTGTTAAAGTGCTTCCCGAGGCTGACGCGGTTTATATGACGAGAATTCAGGATGAATACGATGTAAGCGGTGAATCTCAGGACATTGATTTTTCAAAATTCCATTTAGAGAAAAAGCATCTTAAACTTATGAAGAAAACAGCAATCATCATGCATCCGCTCCCAAGAAGACAGGAAATAGATGTTGCTATTGATGACGATCCAAGAGCAAAGTACTGGAGGCAGGAAAGAAACGGCATGTGGGTCAGAACAGCGCTTATAGCTTACATAATGGGAATTAAAGATAAAATCTTAAATATCTAA
- a CDS encoding AAA family ATPase encodes MAKKESNINPTEIRLKEIEKELAELKSERDSLIAHWNLEKDLIKNIRKLKEDTERLKLEADTLERNGNLAKVAELRYGKIPEVEKSIILKSEELIKVQSEKKMLKEEVDAEDIAEVVSKWTGIPVNRMLESERMKLLQMEKNLSARVIGQDDAVAAVSDAIRRSRAGLQDDNRPIGSFIFLGTTGVGKTELARALAEFLFDDEHAIVRIDMSEYMEKFSVSRLIGAPPGYVGYEEGGQLTEAVRRRPYSVVLLDEIEKAHPDVFNVLLQVLDDGRLTDSQGRTVNFKNTIIIMTSNLGSHLIQEHLQLMNERNRDEIIGDLRMKLVDLLKATIRPEFLNRIDEIILFNPLTQKEIRAIVDIRIKYLSERLSKSNIKLIIDNDVKDWIGKLGFDIQYGARPLKRTIQKNIANPIAEKVLEGGILPGDTIRIKLGKEGLLDFIKE; translated from the coding sequence ATGGCTAAAAAAGAATCAAACATTAATCCAACTGAAATCAGATTAAAAGAAATTGAGAAGGAATTAGCCGAGCTTAAATCGGAAAGGGATTCACTGATTGCACATTGGAATCTCGAGAAAGATCTAATTAAAAATATAAGAAAACTTAAAGAGGATACGGAAAGGTTAAAGCTTGAAGCAGACACACTTGAAAGAAACGGAAATCTTGCAAAAGTAGCGGAACTGAGATACGGAAAAATTCCAGAAGTTGAAAAGTCCATAATTTTAAAATCTGAGGAATTAATAAAAGTACAGTCGGAAAAGAAGATGCTAAAAGAGGAGGTTGATGCAGAGGATATTGCCGAAGTGGTTTCTAAATGGACGGGAATACCCGTAAACAGGATGCTCGAAAGCGAGAGGATGAAATTGCTTCAAATGGAAAAAAATCTTTCAGCAAGGGTTATCGGACAGGATGATGCTGTAGCTGCGGTATCAGATGCAATAAGAAGGTCAAGAGCGGGGTTGCAGGATGACAACAGGCCTATCGGCTCATTCATTTTTCTCGGGACTACGGGTGTAGGCAAGACAGAACTTGCAAGGGCACTCGCAGAGTTCTTATTTGATGATGAGCATGCAATAGTAAGAATTGATATGAGTGAATACATGGAAAAATTCTCTGTATCAAGGCTTATCGGTGCGCCTCCGGGTTACGTGGGGTATGAAGAAGGGGGGCAGCTTACAGAAGCAGTGAGAAGAAGGCCATATTCAGTAGTATTGCTTGATGAGATTGAGAAAGCACATCCGGATGTTTTCAATGTACTTCTACAGGTACTTGATGATGGCAGGCTCACAGATTCACAGGGAAGGACCGTGAATTTCAAGAACACAATCATAATTATGACTTCAAATCTTGGTTCACATTTAATACAAGAGCATCTTCAGCTGATGAATGAAAGGAACAGGGACGAAATAATCGGAGATTTGAGGATGAAACTTGTTGATTTGCTAAAAGCAACGATAAGACCTGAATTTCTGAACAGGATTGATGAAATAATACTTTTCAATCCACTTACACAGAAGGAAATAAGGGCAATCGTTGATATACGGATTAAGTATTTATCAGAAAGACTCAGTAAAAGCAACATCAAATTGATAATAGATAACGATGTTAAGGACTGGATAGGAAAGCTTGGTTTTGACATACAATACGGAGCGAGACCGCTTAAGAGGACGATACAAAAGAATATTGCAAATCCGATTGCAGAAAAAGTACTTGAGGGTGGAATTTTGCCTGGTGATACTATACGGATTAAACTGGGTAAGGAAGGGCTGCTGGACTTTATAAAAGAATGA
- a CDS encoding FtsX-like permease family protein — MRTEFFIAKRYLFSKRKVSFITVISTISIVGVSIGVAAMIVVLSVFNGFSEKVTSILIGFDPHIRIEAKGNAKFDNYESMLQTIYANDIPNAAPYTMNKGMLATKDVNKVLLIKGVDEKVIEKVSGIKEFTNYGKFDLADKGDFGSIIIGFSLANNLKVFIGDTITILSPVGLEYSLTQFVEPITKQFIVTGIYDSDNRDYDSKYAYISIENAQNLFRLNNTVNGIELRSKDIDDADNLKLRLQSQVDTSKFNVMTWYDLHQDFYSILKVERWAAFILLSLIIAVASFNILGSLTMTVIEKKRDIGILKAMGASDKMITRIFMFEGLVVGMVGVITGSVLGLGLALMQIYFKIYKLDTSVYKLEALPVELRFSDFIYIPLAALLLCFLASLYPALRAAKQKPVESIRWE; from the coding sequence ATGAGAACTGAATTTTTCATAGCAAAGCGGTATTTATTTTCCAAGAGGAAGGTCAGTTTTATAACTGTAATTTCGACAATATCAATCGTTGGGGTATCAATAGGTGTTGCTGCGATGATTGTGGTTCTATCTGTGTTTAACGGTTTCAGTGAGAAGGTTACATCAATTTTAATAGGTTTTGATCCTCATATCAGGATTGAAGCAAAAGGCAATGCGAAATTTGATAATTACGAATCAATGCTTCAAACAATTTATGCGAACGATATACCGAATGCAGCACCGTACACGATGAATAAAGGCATGCTTGCGACGAAAGACGTAAATAAGGTACTTTTAATAAAAGGTGTTGATGAAAAAGTAATTGAAAAAGTATCGGGGATTAAAGAATTCACAAACTACGGGAAGTTTGACCTTGCGGATAAAGGTGATTTCGGTAGCATAATAATAGGGTTTTCACTTGCCAACAATCTTAAAGTTTTTATTGGAGATACGATTACAATACTGAGTCCTGTCGGGCTTGAGTATTCGCTTACACAATTTGTTGAACCAATTACTAAACAGTTTATTGTCACAGGAATATATGACTCGGACAACAGGGATTATGATTCGAAGTATGCATACATATCGATTGAGAATGCACAGAATTTGTTCAGACTGAACAATACAGTTAACGGAATTGAATTAAGGTCTAAGGACATTGATGACGCGGATAATCTGAAATTAAGGCTGCAGTCACAAGTTGACACTTCGAAATTCAACGTTATGACGTGGTATGATTTGCACCAAGATTTTTATTCAATACTTAAAGTTGAAAGATGGGCAGCATTCATATTACTGAGCCTGATTATAGCAGTTGCATCGTTCAACATACTCGGTTCTTTAACGATGACAGTAATAGAGAAAAAAAGAGACATCGGAATACTTAAAGCCATGGGTGCAAGCGATAAAATGATAACCAGAATATTTATGTTTGAAGGATTGGTTGTGGGAATGGTTGGTGTAATAACGGGTTCAGTTTTAGGACTTGGACTTGCTTTGATGCAAATTTATTTTAAAATATATAAACTGGATACATCTGTTTACAAATTAGAAGCACTGCCCGTAGAATTAAGATTCTCGGATTTTATCTACATACCATTAGCGGCGCTTTTACTTTGCTTTTTAGCTTCTTTATATCCTGCTTTAAGAGCGGCGAAACAGAAACCGGTTGAATCAATTCGGTGGGAATAA
- a CDS encoding ABC transporter ATP-binding protein: MENILIQLSGITKEYQITKKNTLRVLKGIDLTIYKSEIAAIVGKSGAGKSTLLHILGALDIPGSGSMVFEGTDVLGYNDKQLANFRANDIGFIFQFHHLLPEFTALENVSIASRIAGNSDEAKAKDLLNEVGLRDRIHHKPSELSGGEAQRVAIARALVNSPKIILADEPTGNLDTENADSIIELIFKLREKFKQTFVIVTHNEEFAAKCDRIIKMVDGKII, from the coding sequence ATGGAAAATATACTAATACAATTAAGCGGTATAACCAAGGAATATCAGATAACGAAAAAGAACACACTCCGTGTCTTAAAGGGTATAGACCTGACAATATACAAGAGCGAGATAGCGGCAATTGTCGGAAAATCTGGGGCAGGAAAGAGTACGCTGCTTCATATACTTGGAGCTTTAGATATTCCGGGTTCAGGATCGATGGTATTCGAAGGGACAGACGTTTTAGGATACAACGACAAGCAGCTTGCGAATTTCAGAGCAAATGATATTGGTTTTATTTTTCAATTCCATCATCTTCTGCCTGAATTTACAGCTCTTGAGAACGTTTCAATCGCTTCAAGGATAGCAGGAAATAGTGATGAAGCTAAAGCAAAAGACTTGCTTAACGAAGTCGGTCTAAGAGACAGAATACATCATAAACCTTCAGAGTTATCCGGGGGTGAAGCTCAAAGGGTGGCAATTGCGAGGGCACTGGTCAACTCTCCAAAGATTATACTTGCGGATGAACCTACAGGAAACCTTGACACAGAAAATGCTGACTCAATAATTGAGCTGATTTTCAAACTCAGGGAGAAATTCAAGCAGACATTTGTTATAGTTACCCACAATGAAGAATTTGCTGCCAAATGCGACAGAATTATTAAGATGGTTGACGGTAAGATTATTTAA
- the pstB gene encoding phosphate ABC transporter ATP-binding protein PstB has protein sequence MTKTKEIKISTDNLSLFYGKNITLKNVYIKINSNKVTALIGPSGCGKSTFLRTLNRMNDLINGVIIKGKVQIDDEDIYSKKTDIVALRRKVGMVFQKSNPFPKSIYENVAYGARINGINKKEWLDDIVETSLKRAAIWEEVKDRLKEMATGLSGGQQQRVCIARTLAVNPEVILMDEPASALDPISTSKIEELIFTLKNSITIVIVTHNMQQAARVSDATGFFLNGELIEFDSTRKIFTSPSDERTQNYITGKFG, from the coding sequence ATGACGAAAACAAAAGAAATTAAAATAAGCACAGACAATCTAAGCCTGTTTTACGGAAAAAATATTACTTTAAAAAATGTTTATATCAAGATTAATTCGAACAAAGTAACAGCATTAATCGGACCGTCAGGATGCGGCAAATCGACATTTCTTAGAACATTAAACAGGATGAATGACTTAATTAACGGTGTGATAATCAAGGGAAAAGTACAGATTGATGATGAGGATATATACAGCAAAAAAACCGATATCGTTGCTTTAAGAAGAAAAGTTGGGATGGTCTTTCAAAAATCCAATCCATTTCCTAAAAGCATATATGAGAATGTAGCTTACGGGGCGAGAATTAACGGCATTAACAAGAAGGAATGGCTTGATGATATTGTTGAGACAAGTTTAAAACGTGCTGCAATCTGGGAAGAAGTGAAAGATAGATTAAAAGAGATGGCAACGGGGCTTTCCGGCGGACAGCAGCAACGTGTCTGCATTGCGAGAACTCTTGCAGTAAATCCTGAAGTTATATTAATGGATGAACCTGCTTCAGCACTTGATCCAATTTCCACATCAAAAATTGAGGAACTAATTTTTACTTTGAAAAATAGCATCACAATTGTTATTGTAACTCATAATATGCAGCAAGCCGCAAGAGTCAGCGATGCAACGGGATTCTTTCTGAACGGAGAGCTGATTGAATTTGATTCAACAAGAAAAATATTCACGAGCCCTTCTGACGAAAGAACACAGAATTACATCACGGGGAAATTCGGATAA
- the phoU gene encoding phosphate signaling complex protein PhoU, translating to MYHYLEEELQQLTNKILKMGSLVEEQLILAVKALFDSNLEYAQLVIERDDKVDKYDIKIDKLCQRIFALTQPVAIDLRIILSALKTNNDLERMGDIAVNIAERAEPLQSHLQILRTVGMDLMAEKVQLLVSKTLDSIVNNDHDMALSVIKADDVIDKLERDIFDKLIDLMEKDSSTIRPCAHCITLLRYFERIADHATNIAEEVVFLVDSKIIKHRNNLDGFDSNTENII from the coding sequence ATGTATCATTATTTAGAAGAAGAATTACAGCAATTAACAAACAAGATATTGAAGATGGGAAGTCTTGTTGAAGAACAACTTATTCTTGCCGTTAAAGCCCTATTTGATAGCAATCTGGAATATGCGCAGCTTGTGATTGAAAGAGACGATAAAGTTGACAAATATGATATAAAAATCGATAAACTTTGTCAAAGAATCTTTGCATTAACTCAGCCTGTGGCAATAGATTTACGAATTATTTTATCGGCATTGAAAACAAACAATGACCTTGAGAGAATGGGTGATATAGCGGTAAATATTGCTGAACGCGCAGAGCCGCTGCAAAGCCACCTCCAGATATTGCGTACAGTAGGTATGGATTTGATGGCAGAGAAGGTTCAACTTTTAGTTTCCAAAACACTTGATTCTATTGTTAATAATGATCACGACATGGCATTGAGTGTAATCAAAGCGGATGACGTTATCGATAAACTTGAAAGAGATATTTTTGATAAACTAATAGACTTAATGGAGAAGGACTCCTCGACAATTCGTCCCTGTGCACACTGCATAACACTGCTCAGGTATTTTGAAAGAATAGCCGATCATGCAACCAACATAGCTGAAGAAGTTGTATTCCTTGTCGATTCAAAGATTATAAAACACAGGAATAATCTTGACGGATTCGATTCGAACACAGAAAATATAATTTAA